The sequence TCGCCGGCGTTCGCCGCCCTCTTCTCCGCCGTGCGCGTTACTTTGCGTGGTCTTGCGGCTTTATCCCTTTGACATGGCCGCCGAAGCTGAACATCGTCGGCTTGTACTCCCCGACGATGTCGACCTGCGATTTTTCCGGGATCGCGTTCTCCAGGCCGGCCGCCCAGTAGATGCCGTTGACGATCAGCCGTCGCGTCCCTTCGTATTCCAAGTCGACCGCGGCTCCGGTCGTCGTCGTGAAGGCTCGGCCGGTCTTGCCCGACTTCGGCGCTTGGTACGACTTCGTCCACGCGATCGGCATCATCGGATCGTTCTTCGCGCCGGCTAGGGCGGGGTCGTCGAACTTCATGCCGGCGACCACTTGCCCGAGCACGAGCGGTTGCGAATCGCCCGGTAGCGGCAGTCGCACGCCGTACACATCGCTCGGCGCGAAGACATCGCCGTCTTTGATGCCGCGCAGAATCGGGTGCGATGCTTGATCCTTCACGAGAATGCCGCGGGCCGCTTCCGACTTATGCTTGCCGTGATGGCTGATCCACGTCTCGCCGAGCACCTGCCGGCCGAACCCGCCGTCCCAGGCCCCTTGGGCGCCCCAAGAATAAGCGGCGTACTTGCTATCGCCTTTGATGTTGAATGCGTGCGTCGCCGTGCGTAGGCCGACGATCGGTTTGCCGCTCTCGACGTAGTCGTCGATATGTTGCATCTGTTCGTCGGGCAGATTGCGAAAGCGCAGCAGCATCACGCAGACGTCGGCCGTCTTCAACGCTTCGAGGCCCGGGATGTTCGTTTGAAAGTCGGGTTTGATCGTGCCGTCGCTCGGGTCGATCGGGAAGAGGACCGTGCATTTGAAGCCGTGCTGCTTCGACAGGATCTTGCCGAGTTGCGGCAGCGCTTCTTCCGAGCGGTATTCATCGTCGCCGCTGATGAGCACGACATGCTTCCCCTTGCCCGGCCCTTCGCCCCCTGCATACACGACCCACGACGTCGCGCCGTCGGCGGCGAAGGCGAGCGGCAGCGGCGACAGGAGTGCGAACGACGATACGATGCTCAAAGCGAGAGCGAGCTTCATGACAAGTTCCTTGCGTGCGGCGGCGAAGCGATTCACGGGCAAGCGGATATCTTACTCACCCGCCGCGACGATAGAAAGCTTGCCGCGTCGTCGAATCGCGGCGCGACTATTTGCGCGGAGGCGCGCCGTCGATGAAACCGCTCTATTTGCCCGCACTCGGGACGCCCAGAACGTTCTTGCGATCGGCTTCGCTCAGCCAGCCCGCGACGTTGAGCGCGAAGCGACTCACGCCGGCGTCGTCCCAGAACCTCTCATAGAAACTCGTGAAGCCGCAGTGCAGCAGCAGCCGGCTCGAGCCGGGGAGCTCGAACGTGGCGATCAGCGGCAAGCCGTTCGAGGCGTAGCAGACGGGCCTCAGCCATTGCCCGGAGATGCTGCTGATCGTCGTCCCTTCGAAAAGAGTTTCGACGTTGTGAAAGAGAGGCGAGCTTGGGTCGAAGCCGGGGCTTCCCTCTTGGCGACGCTTCAACTTCTGCTCGCCGAGGTAACTGCCTGTGATCGTCGTTCCCGGCGCGATCGCGTTCAACACGGCAAGCGCTTCGGCCGTGAACGGCGCGTTGTCCGCAAGCAGGCAGACCGCGAGCCGGCCCGCCCGCCAGCGATCGAGGATGGCCTTTAGATGGCCGGGAGGAAGTCGGTTGGCTTCCGAGGAAAAAAGCCAGAGCTGGCGGGTGCCGTCGAGCTTCGAGGCAAACGTCGCGAGCGGCGGCAGCGGAGCGTTGATCCGTTCGACGGCGTAGCCCTTCGACGAAAGTGCGGCCGGCAACGGCGACTCGTCGATCTCCTCGTCGAGATAGAACGACACGATGATGATCTTCTGCCCCTTCATCTGACCGTCGGCGATCAAATCGTTGATGGAGCCCTTCAAGTTGCCATGCCTGTCGCGCAAGGCCTCGGGCGAATCGGTGGCCGTGCGCGCTCGCAGGCCTACGTTGGCGCTTTCAGTTAAGCCGCTTACCTCTCCGAGCTCGCGGCG is a genomic window of Planctomycetia bacterium containing:
- a CDS encoding ThuA domain-containing protein codes for the protein MKLALALSIVSSFALLSPLPLAFAADGATSWVVYAGGEGPGKGKHVVLISGDDEYRSEEALPQLGKILSKQHGFKCTVLFPIDPSDGTIKPDFQTNIPGLEALKTADVCVMLLRFRNLPDEQMQHIDDYVESGKPIVGLRTATHAFNIKGDSKYAAYSWGAQGAWDGGFGRQVLGETWISHHGKHKSEAARGILVKDQASHPILRGIKDGDVFAPSDVYGVRLPLPGDSQPLVLGQVVAGMKFDDPALAGAKNDPMMPIAWTKSYQAPKSGKTGRAFTTTTGAAVDLEYEGTRRLIVNGIYWAAGLENAIPEKSQVDIVGEYKPTMFSFGGHVKGIKPQDHAK